A region of Fibrobacter succinogenes subsp. succinogenes S85 DNA encodes the following proteins:
- a CDS encoding EAL and HDOD domain-containing protein has translation MQSLAYLARQPILDRDGNIFAYELLFRDSPSSDTAIIASDLQATAQVLENILNSIGLTRLVGESKAFINCSREILLDNLFGLLNTDRFVIEILEDVTVDENLIRAIQRHKSLGFELALDDFIMSDEYIRRFEPLFEYVSYVKMDLVDNSPEDIEKAAQFFKSKNIKLLAEKVEDEPTYKRCKDIGYDFFQGFFFAKPEIVTGQKIDATSAAILEIIKLLRTRPTLEVLCDEFDKHPDISANLLQFVNSDVRNKPVIESVKGAIVWVGMKHIQEWLTIMLYAHLDSRS, from the coding sequence ATGCAATCTCTCGCTTACTTGGCACGTCAACCGATTCTGGACCGCGATGGAAATATCTTCGCGTATGAATTGCTATTCCGAGACTCGCCAAGTAGCGATACCGCAATAATCGCAAGCGACTTACAGGCAACCGCCCAGGTGCTCGAGAACATCTTGAACAGCATCGGGCTTACGCGCCTCGTCGGTGAAAGCAAGGCGTTTATCAACTGCAGTCGCGAGATTCTTCTTGACAACTTGTTCGGCCTCTTGAACACAGACCGCTTCGTTATTGAAATTCTCGAAGACGTTACCGTAGACGAAAATCTCATCCGCGCCATTCAGCGTCACAAGTCTCTCGGCTTTGAACTTGCGCTCGACGACTTTATCATGAGCGACGAATACATCCGCCGCTTTGAGCCGCTGTTCGAATACGTCTCTTACGTCAAGATGGACCTAGTCGACAACTCGCCCGAAGACATCGAAAAAGCGGCGCAGTTCTTTAAATCAAAGAACATCAAGCTGCTCGCCGAAAAAGTTGAAGACGAACCGACATACAAACGCTGCAAAGACATAGGCTACGACTTTTTCCAAGGTTTCTTTTTTGCAAAGCCCGAAATCGTAACAGGCCAAAAGATTGACGCAACATCTGCCGCCATCCTAGAAATCATCAAGCTCTTGCGCACACGCCCGACGCTCGAAGTCCTCTGCGATGAATTCGACAAGCACCCGGACATTTCGGCGAACCTTTTGCAGTTCGTGAATTCCGACGTGCGCAACAAGCCCGTCATCGAAAGCGTCAAAGGCGCCATCGTCTGGGTGGGCATGAAGCACATCCAAGAATGGCTCACGATCATGCTGTACGCGCATTTGGACTCCCGCTCATGA
- a CDS encoding AAA family ATPase → MSVRINARELESLLEATPASQNIMLTGKHGIGKSQILEKFFTSRGERVVILFLGQMSDPGDLIGLPRLDEATGKTLFMPPYWFPTDGKPVVLFLDELNRARPEVLQTIMDLTLNRTLAGRKLPEGSRVISAVNDGEEYQLTDLDPALVSRFNIYEFRPTAQEWLLWASKAGLDSRVIDFISENPEMLDGAAFTREDQGLEKSPDRRGWKRVSKILQTNEVSSLLKTIIAGIIGMPAATKFFATINRKRLPSAKEILLGDFAKQKTALKKCSTPELASVNELVFRFIETKNYDEKDTEMVARVAANFAAYFEFLSGEKFREAQAHFANLYSSSLYPSTMTFVIMHCPKLYKKITEFIKSI, encoded by the coding sequence ATGTCTGTACGTATAAATGCACGAGAACTGGAAAGCTTGTTGGAGGCGACTCCCGCCTCGCAAAATATAATGCTTACGGGCAAGCATGGAATTGGCAAGTCGCAAATCCTGGAGAAGTTCTTTACATCGCGTGGCGAGCGCGTGGTGATTCTGTTTTTGGGGCAGATGAGTGATCCGGGCGATTTGATTGGCCTCCCGCGACTTGACGAGGCAACGGGTAAGACTTTGTTTATGCCGCCGTATTGGTTCCCGACGGATGGCAAGCCGGTGGTGTTGTTTTTGGATGAGCTGAATCGCGCTCGCCCGGAAGTGTTACAGACCATTATGGATTTGACGTTAAATCGCACGCTTGCGGGGCGCAAATTGCCTGAGGGCTCGCGTGTGATTAGCGCGGTGAACGATGGTGAAGAATATCAGTTGACGGATTTGGATCCGGCACTTGTGAGCCGTTTTAACATTTACGAATTTAGGCCCACTGCGCAAGAATGGCTGTTGTGGGCTTCAAAGGCGGGGCTGGACAGTCGCGTGATTGATTTCATTTCTGAAAATCCGGAAATGCTTGACGGTGCCGCCTTTACTCGCGAAGACCAAGGACTTGAAAAATCTCCTGACCGTCGCGGATGGAAACGCGTTTCAAAGATATTACAGACGAACGAGGTCTCTTCGCTTTTGAAAACGATTATTGCGGGAATCATCGGTATGCCTGCCGCAACAAAGTTCTTTGCGACAATCAACCGGAAACGCTTGCCAAGTGCAAAGGAAATTTTGCTTGGTGATTTTGCAAAGCAAAAGACTGCACTTAAAAAATGTTCTACGCCGGAACTTGCCTCCGTGAACGAATTAGTCTTCCGTTTTATTGAAACGAAAAACTACGACGAGAAAGATACTGAAATGGTGGCAAGGGTGGCTGCGAATTTTGCCGCTTATTTTGAGTTCCTTTCGGGCGAAAAATTCCGCGAGGCGCAGGCGCATTTCGCAAACTTGTATTCGTCTTCGCTATACCCGTCAACGATGACGTTTGTCATTATGCATTGTCCAAAACTGTATAAGAAAATTACGGAATTTATCAAGTCAATTTAA
- a CDS encoding MlaE family ABC transporter permease, with amino-acid sequence MEKTRLKNWQKMTPVGRLFHTLGIFILKTRMGQLIALFLRTVASLFDKSHNFKSDSRNIILQTFFTGVEIFPPLFAVATLFGTVVIIYLFSLMGKMGFSNNIGFLIVVIIIRELSPIFTAFLIAGRTGSSLTTYIGSMVINSEVDALATMGINPIRYLVMPSVIGGTIAMIIMNIIFSTSAIGAGFLLTKGIIFITGNAPNVQITWSYLSTEIIKALTKPDFVFAIVKPLIFGIIITINACYQALNIKRDIRQVPKATSRSVIMSFLYIVFTDALFLMYFVKDYMQNLSAII; translated from the coding sequence ATGGAAAAGACGCGACTTAAAAACTGGCAAAAGATGACTCCCGTCGGGCGTTTATTCCACACGCTCGGGATATTCATCTTGAAAACAAGAATGGGGCAGCTCATAGCCCTGTTTCTCCGCACAGTAGCGTCCCTTTTCGACAAAAGCCACAACTTCAAGAGCGACTCCCGCAACATCATCTTGCAGACGTTCTTCACCGGTGTTGAAATTTTTCCGCCGCTCTTTGCCGTCGCTACGTTGTTCGGAACCGTCGTCATTATCTACCTATTCTCCCTCATGGGCAAGATGGGCTTTTCAAATAACATCGGCTTTCTCATCGTGGTGATTATCATCCGCGAACTGAGTCCCATCTTCACAGCGTTCCTCATCGCAGGCCGTACAGGCTCCTCGCTGACCACTTACATCGGCAGCATGGTTATCAATTCCGAAGTAGACGCTCTTGCGACCATGGGCATCAACCCAATCCGTTACCTTGTCATGCCTAGCGTAATTGGTGGTACTATCGCAATGATCATCATGAATATCATCTTTAGTACAAGCGCTATCGGAGCAGGATTCCTCCTCACGAAGGGAATCATTTTCATTACCGGAAACGCCCCCAACGTGCAAATTACCTGGAGCTACCTCTCTACAGAAATTATCAAGGCGCTCACCAAACCGGACTTTGTCTTTGCGATTGTGAAGCCCCTTATCTTTGGCATCATCATTACAATCAACGCATGCTACCAGGCACTGAACATCAAGCGAGATATTCGCCAAGTTCCCAAGGCAACATCCCGCTCTGTCATCATGTCCTTCCTCTACATCGTTTTTACCGACGCCTTATTCTTGATGTACTTCGTTAAAGACTACATGCAGAACCTTTCAGCAATTATCTAA
- the yihA gene encoding ribosome biogenesis GTP-binding protein YihA/YsxC, translated as MSTKEKVVHQAPVEVGGYTVRSAKFVKAAVSLKGLPEEHLPQIAFLGRSNVGKSSLMNTLMGQKKLVKISSTPGKTRELNFFKVNDEFFLVDLPGVGFAKVNNAKRDQMSDFIREYVEKCKDLKGLIYLVDIRHGGTPIDIETVESIRATGCPVLVVASKRDKVNQSELAKGLRDIQQRLDLDQKPLCVSSLKKTGLDELWTEILEAIHSDNGKDAT; from the coding sequence ATGAGTACAAAAGAAAAAGTTGTCCACCAGGCCCCTGTTGAAGTTGGCGGTTACACCGTCCGTTCGGCAAAGTTTGTCAAGGCCGCAGTGAGCCTCAAAGGTCTCCCCGAAGAACACCTCCCGCAAATAGCCTTCCTCGGACGCTCCAATGTGGGCAAGTCCTCGCTCATGAACACCCTCATGGGCCAGAAAAAGCTCGTGAAAATCAGTTCGACCCCCGGAAAAACGCGCGAATTGAATTTTTTCAAAGTCAATGACGAATTTTTTCTTGTAGATTTACCAGGTGTAGGGTTCGCTAAAGTCAACAATGCAAAGCGCGACCAGATGTCCGACTTTATCCGAGAATATGTTGAGAAGTGCAAGGACCTCAAAGGACTCATCTACCTCGTAGATATCCGCCACGGAGGAACGCCCATCGACATCGAGACAGTCGAAAGCATCCGCGCCACGGGCTGCCCCGTGCTGGTCGTCGCTAGCAAGCGTGACAAGGTGAACCAGTCTGAACTCGCCAAAGGGCTCAGGGACATCCAGCAGCGCCTGGACCTCGACCAAAAGCCGCTTTGTGTCAGTTCACTCAAGAAAACCGGGCTCGATGAACTCTGGACCGAAATCCTAGAGGCAATACATAGCGATAATGGAAAAGACGCGACTTAA
- the recR gene encoding recombination mediator RecR: MAHDHAVRAFGLPLMNVEPQSLENLISEFASLPGIGLKTARRLAYHMLSRKKGDVERFADSLMQAAEKVHPCPRCHAFTDEDICPTCRAREGAKSICVVEKNSDILPFERSSVHKGLYFVLGGVISPLDGIGPEALHLPQLVERIKAENIEELVLALGSSPEADSTALMIDRMLAGVNVKRTRLARGIPMGSDLEFIDEVTMLRAFEGRVSL; encoded by the coding sequence ATGGCTCACGATCATGCTGTACGCGCATTTGGACTCCCGCTCATGAACGTAGAACCGCAAAGCCTAGAAAACCTGATTTCTGAATTTGCCTCCCTTCCAGGGATTGGACTAAAGACGGCACGCCGCCTCGCCTACCACATGCTTTCGCGCAAAAAAGGCGATGTCGAGCGCTTTGCCGATAGCTTGATGCAGGCCGCCGAAAAGGTCCACCCGTGCCCGCGCTGCCACGCCTTCACCGACGAAGACATCTGCCCTACGTGCAGAGCCCGCGAAGGCGCCAAGTCCATCTGCGTTGTCGAAAAAAATTCAGACATTCTGCCGTTCGAACGTTCGTCTGTCCATAAAGGTCTTTACTTTGTCCTCGGCGGTGTGATTTCCCCGCTCGACGGCATCGGCCCCGAAGCACTCCACCTGCCGCAACTCGTGGAACGCATCAAAGCAGAAAACATCGAAGAACTTGTCCTTGCACTCGGCTCTAGCCCCGAAGCCGACAGCACAGCCCTCATGATTGACCGCATGCTCGCCGGCGTCAATGTCAAGCGCACCCGCCTTGCCCGCGGCATCCCGATGGGCAGCGACCTGGAATTCATCGACGAAGTCACCATGCTTCGCGCATTCGAAGGGAGAGTTTCCTTATGA
- a CDS encoding ABC transporter ATP-binding protein: MLDEALRLEDIYLSTNELSGTMFSIPRAVSYFENIRTSKGNDDFQLIAGANLTLKLGETICIAGPSGKGKSAILRLIAGLARPLKGHIYYFGEYIPSERLSALEVAKRQVGYVLQNAALISNLRVVDNIALPLRYHKMGTEDEITKKVNMAMDLMRVRDFAKMFPHELSVGMQKRVAIARSWAMDPKLLLMDEPTAGLDNYNRRNLLPLIDNMRTMFKTSIIIVTHDLMIAKELDCNLVFLHQKKLTEPHSFDYWLHSDSEISKDQFRDLQSVSPNT; encoded by the coding sequence ATGCTAGACGAAGCCCTCAGACTTGAAGATATTTACCTTTCGACAAACGAACTCTCGGGAACGATGTTTTCGATTCCGAGAGCCGTAAGCTATTTTGAAAATATCAGGACAAGCAAAGGCAACGACGATTTCCAGCTCATCGCTGGGGCGAACCTCACACTAAAGCTCGGCGAGACAATTTGCATCGCAGGCCCATCCGGTAAAGGCAAGAGCGCCATTCTCCGTTTGATTGCAGGTCTTGCACGCCCGCTCAAAGGGCATATCTATTACTTTGGCGAATACATCCCGTCAGAAAGGTTATCCGCACTCGAAGTAGCAAAGCGCCAAGTGGGTTACGTGCTACAGAACGCAGCCCTGATTTCAAACCTGAGAGTTGTAGACAACATTGCACTGCCGCTTCGTTACCACAAGATGGGCACCGAGGACGAAATCACCAAGAAAGTCAACATGGCCATGGACTTGATGCGCGTCCGCGACTTTGCCAAGATGTTCCCGCATGAACTCAGCGTGGGCATGCAAAAGCGTGTCGCCATTGCAAGGTCGTGGGCCATGGACCCGAAGCTCTTGCTTATGGACGAACCGACCGCAGGGCTTGACAACTACAACCGCAGAAACCTCTTGCCGTTGATTGACAACATGCGAACGATGTTCAAGACATCCATCATCATCGTCACGCACGACCTCATGATTGCAAAGGAACTGGACTGCAACCTCGTATTCTTGCACCAGAAAAAGCTCACCGAGCCGCACTCCTTTGACTACTGGCTCCATTCGGATAGCGAAATTTCGAAGGACCAGTTCCGCGACCTTCAATCCGTTTCACCTAATACTTAA
- a CDS encoding OmpA family protein has translation MNLVKTIGRILPVALSLSVLVACGDKKSEKPAPVKQPEPAKVEAPAPEPEQPAPFDFSKFAAIKNNSQVFLTTNAEVEAYLNDAFAKVENGQATSIEFPNVSSLFELASAELSSEGRAVIATVGSKFAQTNIDAASLLVEGYTCDLGSVAYNDELSQRRAETVKAEFSKYIPASKITAKWYGKRMFKKFKYGSREEYRRVNVRIQ, from the coding sequence ATGAATCTGGTAAAAACAATTGGTCGTATTCTTCCGGTAGCACTCTCGCTCTCTGTCCTCGTCGCTTGCGGCGACAAGAAATCTGAAAAGCCCGCTCCGGTCAAGCAGCCGGAACCGGCCAAGGTCGAAGCCCCGGCACCGGAACCAGAACAGCCGGCACCGTTTGACTTCTCCAAGTTCGCAGCTATCAAGAACAATTCCCAGGTTTTCTTGACCACGAATGCCGAAGTTGAAGCATACCTCAACGACGCATTCGCCAAGGTTGAAAACGGCCAGGCCACCTCGATCGAATTCCCGAACGTGAGCAGCCTCTTCGAACTCGCTAGCGCAGAACTTAGCAGCGAAGGCCGCGCCGTCATCGCAACAGTCGGTTCCAAGTTCGCACAGACCAACATCGATGCCGCATCCCTCCTCGTGGAAGGCTACACCTGCGACCTCGGCTCTGTCGCTTACAACGACGAACTTTCTCAGCGCCGTGCTGAAACCGTCAAGGCTGAATTTTCCAAGTACATTCCGGCTTCCAAAATCACTGCCAAGTGGTATGGCAAGCGCATGTTCAAGAAGTTCAAGTACGGTTCCAGAGAAGAATACCGCCGCGTGAACGTCCGCATCCAGTAA
- a CDS encoding DnaB-like helicase C-terminal domain-containing protein — translation MFKDKMTDSFESLAENEINKAFRYYNYVREFYGYLCDSLDLVFEDDCCEFDPAYAPAEKEFPPTDGIDENSTDKAKALDKMTRAIRAYETMQTIVGAFDKECVEKSAKNCGMLQDTHKFALTSIAQWFPKPSIWREFDDSAQKQLDEYSGNAQCAALLLEPLSLEDAIHKIFVKQKKCLEKFLPQKINNLKKLQAEMERSYTGKADWANRLRRGALTILAAHAGVGIRTFALNVAASAALDDGKGVVYFSLDNCGTRRGEQLLCQYAGVDYSKICEEALDKTETQMLVTSVGKIMHSHLRIEDATNMDLTELAQKARLYKQLKSLDVLIIDYLHLLKIRSSANKAESLKMATWTLKNLAMELNISILILCPLSRAKFDEPKPAPLTELNEVLEITQEADDIWLLERTSLTIVKIADDSTKKIPLCYTHKRGFTPVIA, via the coding sequence ATGTTCAAAGACAAGATGACAGACAGTTTTGAGTCGTTGGCAGAAAATGAAATTAACAAGGCTTTCCGCTACTACAATTACGTGCGAGAATTTTACGGTTATCTATGTGATTCGCTGGACTTGGTCTTTGAAGATGATTGTTGCGAATTTGATCCAGCGTACGCTCCTGCAGAAAAGGAATTTCCGCCCACTGATGGAATTGACGAAAATTCCACTGACAAGGCAAAAGCTCTTGACAAGATGACTCGTGCCATCCGCGCCTACGAAACAATGCAAACGATTGTTGGGGCTTTTGACAAGGAATGCGTAGAAAAGTCTGCGAAAAATTGCGGGATGCTACAAGATACACACAAGTTTGCGCTTACAAGTATTGCACAGTGGTTTCCGAAGCCCAGCATTTGGCGTGAATTTGATGATTCTGCACAAAAGCAGCTTGATGAATATTCGGGCAATGCGCAATGTGCCGCCTTGCTGTTGGAACCGCTTTCGCTCGAAGATGCAATTCATAAAATTTTTGTGAAGCAAAAGAAATGCCTTGAAAAATTTCTGCCGCAAAAAATCAATAATCTGAAAAAGTTGCAAGCCGAAATGGAACGCTCTTACACGGGTAAGGCGGACTGGGCGAATCGTCTTCGTAGAGGTGCATTGACAATTCTTGCGGCGCATGCGGGGGTCGGAATCAGAACGTTTGCGTTGAACGTTGCGGCGAGTGCTGCGTTGGATGATGGCAAGGGTGTCGTTTATTTCAGCTTGGATAACTGTGGAACGCGGCGTGGCGAACAGCTCCTTTGCCAGTATGCTGGTGTAGACTATAGTAAAATTTGCGAAGAAGCGCTTGATAAAACCGAGACTCAAATGCTCGTGACATCGGTGGGTAAAATCATGCATTCGCATCTACGAATTGAAGATGCGACCAATATGGATCTTACAGAGCTGGCTCAAAAAGCAAGACTCTACAAACAACTGAAGTCATTAGACGTGCTAATCATTGATTACCTGCATTTGCTGAAAATTCGTTCTAGCGCAAATAAGGCTGAATCATTAAAGATGGCGACTTGGACGCTGAAAAATCTCGCCATGGAATTGAATATATCCATTTTGATTCTCTGCCCGCTAAGTCGCGCAAAATTTGATGAACCGAAACCCGCTCCATTGACTGAACTCAATGAAGTCCTGGAAATCACGCAAGAAGCTGATGATATTTGGCTGCTTGAACGAACCAGTCTAACAATTGTCAAAATTGCAGACGATTCTACGAAAAAGATTCCTTTGTGCTACACGCACAAAAGAGGGTTCACACCTGTTATCGCTTAA
- the pyrC gene encoding dihydroorotase, whose amino-acid sequence MFLPLPDDFHAHLRQGELMPGYVRDLVAQFGRAIIMPNTVPAMTSAKAIADYKKQILEAAAPVRPDFEPLMTFKLNPNYTEQDLKDMMAVGVVAGKYYPAGVTTNSQDGISDFEAVFPVVAMMEKLGLVLCVHGEEPGEFCLDREPAFIKRVETLAEKFPKLRIVFEHLSSAKSVEAVKRLPANVAATFTVHHLMMTLDDIVGDALRPHHFCKPLPKRPEDRKAIREAAFSGNPKFFLGTDSAPHQQGKKECPCGAAGVYSAPVAIPLLVQEFDRADALDKLPNFIAGFGADFYHLPRTTKQIEVVKESWTVPAVVNGVVPLAAGQTLEWKLK is encoded by the coding sequence ATGTTCCTTCCATTACCAGACGATTTTCATGCGCACTTGCGCCAGGGCGAACTCATGCCCGGTTACGTCCGCGATCTTGTTGCCCAGTTTGGCCGCGCCATCATCATGCCGAACACAGTTCCCGCGATGACTAGCGCAAAAGCAATCGCCGACTACAAAAAACAGATTCTCGAAGCCGCCGCTCCGGTGCGCCCGGACTTTGAACCGCTCATGACATTCAAGCTGAACCCGAACTACACGGAACAGGACTTGAAGGACATGATGGCCGTAGGCGTTGTCGCAGGCAAGTACTACCCCGCAGGCGTAACGACGAACAGCCAGGACGGCATCAGCGATTTCGAAGCGGTTTTCCCCGTTGTCGCCATGATGGAAAAGCTAGGCCTGGTACTTTGTGTACACGGCGAAGAGCCGGGTGAATTCTGCCTGGACCGCGAGCCCGCATTTATCAAGCGCGTCGAAACGCTCGCCGAAAAGTTCCCGAAGCTCCGCATCGTGTTTGAGCACTTGAGCAGTGCAAAATCCGTCGAAGCCGTGAAGCGCCTCCCCGCAAACGTCGCCGCCACATTCACGGTACACCACCTGATGATGACCCTCGACGATATCGTCGGCGATGCACTGCGCCCGCACCACTTCTGCAAGCCCTTGCCGAAGCGCCCCGAAGACCGCAAGGCCATCCGCGAAGCCGCCTTCAGCGGAAACCCGAAGTTCTTCCTCGGTACCGATTCCGCCCCGCATCAGCAGGGCAAAAAGGAATGCCCGTGCGGCGCCGCAGGCGTTTACAGCGCACCGGTCGCCATCCCGCTTTTGGTACAGGAATTTGACCGCGCAGACGCCCTCGACAAGCTCCCGAACTTCATCGCAGGATTCGGTGCAGACTTCTACCACCTCCCGCGCACGACAAAGCAAATCGAGGTGGTCAAGGAATCGTGGACCGTCCCTGCCGTCGTGAACGGAGTTGTGCCGCTCGCCGCCGGGCAGACGCTCGAATGGAAACTTAAATAA
- a CDS encoding VWA-like domain-containing protein, giving the protein MTVLDRIKKIGERWFLTEPLLFAVYCSHEFYENDSLDVSMRTGNRKVEFAPKLLNNVSDVVLAEFLKVEMFRILLKHPYQRQPPFAMKQLLTRASNITLNDVYEVPPVVKRLMSGAELNLPSGLCFEEYYSLLKDTVMPFAPSDGRGIPNDVSEAAQGEGESCESSEFGETCANSGNSRSTQGKNDTQEKLDAQISELWEEDESACCDINGFIEIAEASNNWGSISKKLQGVIRASKKVNMDYRKMLSLFKTSVISSKRRLTRMRPNRRFGFDAMGSRYELSTNLLIAVDVSGSVTDKNLQFFFSVINRLFKYGVEKLDVLQFDSKIQGEPEPLKKARKTVKIMGRGGTSFQPAADYYCAHPEYDGLIYFTDGYAPPPKFNTKRPIDVLWVLCGKSNYNEHAKWIKRLKRNHVAYIPVSG; this is encoded by the coding sequence ATGACTGTATTGGATAGAATAAAGAAAATTGGTGAACGATGGTTCTTGACGGAACCGCTCTTGTTTGCTGTGTACTGCAGTCACGAATTTTACGAGAATGATTCGCTTGATGTATCAATGCGAACTGGGAATAGAAAGGTTGAATTTGCCCCGAAGCTTTTGAACAACGTCTCAGATGTTGTGTTGGCTGAATTTTTGAAAGTTGAAATGTTCCGCATTTTACTCAAGCACCCGTATCAGCGACAACCTCCGTTTGCAATGAAACAGTTGCTCACACGAGCGAGCAACATCACGCTTAACGATGTTTATGAAGTTCCGCCCGTTGTCAAAAGACTGATGAGCGGCGCAGAATTGAATTTACCTAGTGGTTTGTGCTTTGAAGAGTATTACAGTTTGCTCAAGGATACAGTTATGCCTTTTGCTCCATCGGATGGCCGCGGGATTCCGAACGATGTCAGCGAGGCTGCGCAGGGCGAAGGCGAATCTTGCGAATCGAGCGAATTTGGAGAAACGTGCGCGAACAGCGGCAATTCTCGCAGCACGCAAGGAAAAAACGACACGCAAGAAAAACTAGATGCGCAAATTTCGGAGTTATGGGAAGAAGACGAATCGGCTTGCTGTGATATAAATGGCTTTATCGAAATTGCCGAAGCTAGTAATAACTGGGGATCAATTTCTAAGAAGTTGCAAGGCGTTATCAGGGCAAGTAAGAAAGTCAATATGGACTACCGCAAAATGCTGAGTCTGTTTAAGACATCAGTGATTTCTAGCAAGCGTCGACTTACTCGCATGCGTCCTAATCGACGTTTCGGTTTTGATGCCATGGGCAGCCGCTACGAGCTTTCAACGAATTTACTCATTGCTGTTGACGTGAGCGGGTCTGTCACGGACAAGAACTTGCAATTTTTCTTCTCGGTGATTAACCGGCTCTTTAAATATGGTGTTGAAAAACTAGATGTTTTGCAGTTTGATTCCAAAATTCAAGGCGAGCCCGAACCGTTAAAAAAGGCGCGCAAAACCGTAAAAATCATGGGCCGCGGAGGAACAAGTTTTCAGCCTGCCGCTGATTATTACTGTGCGCACCCCGAATATGATGGACTCATCTACTTTACTGACGGTTACGCCCCTCCGCCAAAATTCAACACCAAGCGCCCCATAGACGTGCTGTGGGTGCTCTGCGGAAAATCAAACTACAATGAACACGCCAAATGGATTAAAAGGCTAAAGCGAAACCATGTCGCGTATATTCCTGTGAGTGGATGA
- a CDS encoding TIGR02452 family protein — MQNKIDYKKLNIEVYEDTAERCRTNARLRNSIERSIHEQKFTGERENVVVESREIFAERANIIVSQKRTLEAAKAYANTKVAVLNFASASHPGGGVTTGAGAQEESICRCSTLHPCLLAPKMEKLFYEPHWHQKNALHDDDCIYTPGVTVIKTDTSAPELLDESDWYNVDVITCAAPNLRNFERKKELLVDKYGCGSITDEGLKQLHIKRLRRILDIAILNNAESIILGAFGCGAFMNDPRIVANATAEAIKDYLHAFKNIEFAVFCRPGFEQNYKEFCKLREVG; from the coding sequence ATGCAAAACAAAATTGACTACAAGAAATTAAACATCGAAGTTTACGAAGACACTGCAGAACGTTGCCGCACAAACGCTCGATTGCGCAATTCTATTGAACGCTCTATACACGAACAGAAATTCACCGGAGAGCGAGAAAACGTCGTTGTTGAGAGCCGCGAAATTTTCGCCGAACGTGCCAACATCATCGTCTCGCAAAAACGTACACTTGAAGCCGCCAAAGCATACGCAAACACAAAAGTCGCAGTCCTTAACTTTGCATCCGCATCGCACCCAGGCGGCGGCGTGACAACGGGAGCAGGCGCCCAAGAAGAAAGCATCTGCAGATGTTCCACATTGCACCCATGCCTCCTGGCACCGAAAATGGAAAAGCTTTTCTACGAGCCGCATTGGCACCAGAAAAATGCGCTCCATGATGACGACTGCATTTACACACCTGGCGTAACGGTCATCAAGACCGACACATCCGCCCCCGAATTGCTAGACGAATCCGATTGGTACAACGTAGATGTTATCACCTGTGCTGCACCGAACTTGCGCAATTTTGAACGCAAAAAAGAGTTGCTAGTTGATAAATACGGCTGCGGTTCTATCACCGACGAAGGTCTAAAGCAACTGCACATCAAGAGGCTCCGCCGCATTTTGGATATCGCCATTTTGAACAATGCCGAAAGCATTATCCTCGGAGCATTCGGTTGCGGGGCATTCATGAACGACCCAAGAATCGTCGCAAACGCCACCGCCGAAGCCATCAAGGATTACCTGCACGCGTTCAAGAATATTGAATTCGCCGTATTCTGCCGACCCGGCTTTGAGCAGAACTACAAGGAGTTCTGCAAATTGCGGGAGGTAGGGTAA